A section of the Ciona intestinalis chromosome 4, KH, whole genome shotgun sequence genome encodes:
- the LOC100180515 gene encoding uncharacterized protein LOC100180515 isoform X1 gives MTYKPPNTNEIQIDLANDASADLSSKAFEDEFIRGLWLSNLDVDRPINDCSWIPSSEPEGPFRLCEIRETSQCSITVVFIPGSISGVAVNESNLLCANTHFLASNLKRYVTVLPRYVNSSVPLPVCRSQSTTTQMTSTTSMATSGLVNPTTDTTAITFSPTTTDTTTLVLASTTTGIGTTLGSTTTGIGTTLGSTTTGIGTTLGSTTTGMGATLGSTTTGMGTTLGPTTIGIRTTTTTGIPPTTSLSTTSSTDSTTLNQTIISTTVFDTTTDAVNTSCPPCPPCEDFWMIIAIVFIILFIIALIIIVVLIYLLCKKRRDLAPKDEKNIGVETGPTDNITHTDGPIPIIPDKPKPPRDLPPEPVPAKPQNIKPEPPILPPHILEPSFDVPRMASPPSNKEVRGGKFQTSIHPMNLPPIQPPPLSDRFLPRQRSNIDEHRNKQRLKRKYSQKHQLDSEDPTAQQAYNQAQSEVDSVLQPSTPTVFQRPRKKMHKRQGKMKVPDHQVDPDLNLLLGQYNQPPGHYTQLSSSDTTPKKPDKNVVSPNDTRERMAALLEDAFSLISPRSNRSSDIPKPLSPYSLQESMFPDDPDGVLMPAPHGRGDLNPRNRSVPPVLVANNSGKPPSYLVPSAASPSGQPTYITPIRRTNGPAGNTWTPYRAFDEVSRLQSSLPSNDSDLQSSPSLPHSTDSPTNTTRYPPLVDRNSQLNFPSTSLPGSVSDRSVVREIEDELARLTGARSPHS, from the exons ATGACATACAAACCTCCTAACACCAATGAAATACAAATAG ACTTAGCAAATGATGCTTCTGCTGATTTGTCATCTAAAGCCTTTGAGGATGAGTTTATTCGAGGTCTTTGGTTATCTAACCTTGATGTAGACCGACCAATAAATGATTGTTCATGGATACCGTCATCTGAACCAGAAGGACCCTTCCGT CTTTGCGAAATAAGAGAAACATCACAGTGCAGTATCACTGTGGTTTTTATACCAGGATCAATTAGTGGTGTAGCAGTTAATGAAAGTAATCTTCTTTGCGCCAATACTCATTTTTTAGCTTCAAATCTGAAACGTTATGTGACCGTACTACCACGAT aCGTAAACTCATCCGTACCACTACCAGTGTGTAGAAGCCAATCAACAACAACCCAAATGACTTCAACCACTTCAATGGCTACATCAGGACTTGTAAACCCAACAACTGACACCACAGCAATAACTTTCTCACCAACAACAACCGATACAACAACATTAGTATTAGCTTCTACAACAACTGGCATAGGGACAACATTGGGTTCTACAACAACTGGCATAGGGACAACATTGGGTTCTACAACAACTGGCATAGGGACAACATTAGGTTCTACAACAACTGGCATGGGGGCAACATTGGGTTCTACAACAACTGGTATGGGGACAACATTGGGTCCTACAACAATCGGCATAAGGACAACTACAACAACTGGCATACCACCAACCACATCATTGAGCACCACGTCATCTACAGATTCAACCACATTAAACCAAACAATAATTTCCACAACTGTGTTTGACACAACAACAGATGCTGTGAACACAAGTTGCCCACCTTgtccaccatgcgaggatttCTGGATGATAATTGCAATTGTGTTTATCATTCTTTTCATCATAGCGCTGATCATCATCGTTGTTTTGATTTATcttctttgtaaaaaaagacgAGATCTTGCTCCTAAAGATGAG AAAAACATAGGAGTAGAAACTGGACCTACAGACAATATAACTCATACTGATGGACCAATTCCTATTATTCCTGACAAACCAAAACCCCCCAG GGACTTACCACCTGAGCCAGTGCCAGCAAAGCCACAGAATATAAAACCTGAACCTCCCATCCTCCCTCCACATATATTAG AGCCGAGTTTTGATGTTCCACGAATGGCAAGTCCCCCCAGTAATAAAGAAGTGAGAGGAGGAAAGTTCCAAACCTCCATCCACCCGATGAATCTTCCTCCCATCCAACCTCCTCCATTATCTGATCGATTC TTGCCACGCCAACGCTCGAATATAGACGAGCATCGAAACAAGCAACGATTGAAAAGAAAATACTCTCAGAAACATCAACTGGACAGTGAGG ATCCTACTGCACAGCAAGCATACAACCAAGCACAAAGTGAAGTAGATTCTGTTCTTCAACCAAGCACACCAACTGTGTTTCAACGACCCAG aaaaaaaatgcaCAAGCGTCAAGGTAAAATGAAAGTTCCAGATCACCAGGTTGATCCAGATCTTAATTTATTATTGGGTCAATATAACCAACCACCAGGACATTATACCCAGCTCAGTTCTTCTGATACAACGCCTAAAAAGCCCGACAAAA ATGTGGTTTCACCGAATGACACCCGTGAGAGGATGGCTGCTTTGTTAGAAGATGCGTTCAGTTTAATTTCCCCACGTAGTAACAGGAGTTCAGATATTCCAAAACCATTGTCACCATATTCACTACAAGAATCAATG TTCCCTGATGATCCTGATGGAGTACTGATGCCCGCTCCTCATGGAAGAGGAGATTTAAATCCCAGGAATCGATCTGTTCCACCAGTGCTTGTGGCGAATAACTCAG GTAAACCTCCGTCATATTTGGTGCCCTCTGCAGCCTCACCGAGTGGCCAACCAACGTATATAACTCCAATACGAAGAACTAACGGTCcag CAGGTAACACATGGACACCATACCGTGCATTTGATGAAGTATCACGCCTTCAATCCTCACTCCCTAGCAACGACAGCGACTTACAATCGTCCCCATCTTTACCTCATTCAACTGATAGTCCGACCAACACGACCCGCTACCCACCCCTAGTCGATCGGAATAGTCAACTAAACTTTCCCTCAACGTCCTTACCCGGTAGCGTCTCCGACAGGTCAGTGGTGAGAGAAATTGAAGACGAACTTGCCCGACTTACGGGCGCTCGTTCCCCGCATAGTTAA
- the LOC100180515 gene encoding uncharacterized protein LOC100180515 isoform X2: MTYKPPNTNEIQIDLANDASADLSSKAFEDEFIRGLWLSNLDVDRPINDCSWIPSSEPEGPFRLCEIRETSQCSITVVFIPGSISGVAVNESNLLCANTHFLASNLKRYVTVLPRYVNSSVPLPVCRSQSTTTQMTSTTSMATSGLVNPTTDTTAITFSPTTTDTTTLVLASTTTGIGTTLGSTTTGIGTTLGSTTTGIGTTLGSTTTGMGATLGSTTTGMGTTLGPTTIGIRTTTTTGIPPTTSLSTTSSTDSTTLNQTIISTTVFDTTTDAVNTSCPPCPPCEDFWMIIAIVFIILFIIALIIIVVLIYLLCKKRRDLAPKDEKNIGVETGPTDNITHTDGPIPIIPDKPKPPRDLPPEPVPAKPQNIKPEPPILPPHILEPSFDVPRMASPPSNKEVRGGKFQTSIHPMNLPPIQPPPLSDRFLPRQRSNIDEHRNKQRLKRKYSQKHQLDSEDPTAQQAYNQAQSEVDSVLQPSTPTVFQRPRKKMHKRQGKMKVPDHQVDPDLNLLLGQYNQPPGHYTQLSSSDTTPKKPDKNVVSPNDTRERMAALLEDAFSLISPRSNRSSDIPKPLSPYSLQESMFPDDPDGVLMPAPHGRGDLNPRNRSVPPVLVANNSGKPPSYLVPSAASPSGQPTYITPIRRTNGPGNTWTPYRAFDEVSRLQSSLPSNDSDLQSSPSLPHSTDSPTNTTRYPPLVDRNSQLNFPSTSLPGSVSDRSVVREIEDELARLTGARSPHS; the protein is encoded by the exons ATGACATACAAACCTCCTAACACCAATGAAATACAAATAG ACTTAGCAAATGATGCTTCTGCTGATTTGTCATCTAAAGCCTTTGAGGATGAGTTTATTCGAGGTCTTTGGTTATCTAACCTTGATGTAGACCGACCAATAAATGATTGTTCATGGATACCGTCATCTGAACCAGAAGGACCCTTCCGT CTTTGCGAAATAAGAGAAACATCACAGTGCAGTATCACTGTGGTTTTTATACCAGGATCAATTAGTGGTGTAGCAGTTAATGAAAGTAATCTTCTTTGCGCCAATACTCATTTTTTAGCTTCAAATCTGAAACGTTATGTGACCGTACTACCACGAT aCGTAAACTCATCCGTACCACTACCAGTGTGTAGAAGCCAATCAACAACAACCCAAATGACTTCAACCACTTCAATGGCTACATCAGGACTTGTAAACCCAACAACTGACACCACAGCAATAACTTTCTCACCAACAACAACCGATACAACAACATTAGTATTAGCTTCTACAACAACTGGCATAGGGACAACATTGGGTTCTACAACAACTGGCATAGGGACAACATTGGGTTCTACAACAACTGGCATAGGGACAACATTAGGTTCTACAACAACTGGCATGGGGGCAACATTGGGTTCTACAACAACTGGTATGGGGACAACATTGGGTCCTACAACAATCGGCATAAGGACAACTACAACAACTGGCATACCACCAACCACATCATTGAGCACCACGTCATCTACAGATTCAACCACATTAAACCAAACAATAATTTCCACAACTGTGTTTGACACAACAACAGATGCTGTGAACACAAGTTGCCCACCTTgtccaccatgcgaggatttCTGGATGATAATTGCAATTGTGTTTATCATTCTTTTCATCATAGCGCTGATCATCATCGTTGTTTTGATTTATcttctttgtaaaaaaagacgAGATCTTGCTCCTAAAGATGAG AAAAACATAGGAGTAGAAACTGGACCTACAGACAATATAACTCATACTGATGGACCAATTCCTATTATTCCTGACAAACCAAAACCCCCCAG GGACTTACCACCTGAGCCAGTGCCAGCAAAGCCACAGAATATAAAACCTGAACCTCCCATCCTCCCTCCACATATATTAG AGCCGAGTTTTGATGTTCCACGAATGGCAAGTCCCCCCAGTAATAAAGAAGTGAGAGGAGGAAAGTTCCAAACCTCCATCCACCCGATGAATCTTCCTCCCATCCAACCTCCTCCATTATCTGATCGATTC TTGCCACGCCAACGCTCGAATATAGACGAGCATCGAAACAAGCAACGATTGAAAAGAAAATACTCTCAGAAACATCAACTGGACAGTGAGG ATCCTACTGCACAGCAAGCATACAACCAAGCACAAAGTGAAGTAGATTCTGTTCTTCAACCAAGCACACCAACTGTGTTTCAACGACCCAG aaaaaaaatgcaCAAGCGTCAAGGTAAAATGAAAGTTCCAGATCACCAGGTTGATCCAGATCTTAATTTATTATTGGGTCAATATAACCAACCACCAGGACATTATACCCAGCTCAGTTCTTCTGATACAACGCCTAAAAAGCCCGACAAAA ATGTGGTTTCACCGAATGACACCCGTGAGAGGATGGCTGCTTTGTTAGAAGATGCGTTCAGTTTAATTTCCCCACGTAGTAACAGGAGTTCAGATATTCCAAAACCATTGTCACCATATTCACTACAAGAATCAATG TTCCCTGATGATCCTGATGGAGTACTGATGCCCGCTCCTCATGGAAGAGGAGATTTAAATCCCAGGAATCGATCTGTTCCACCAGTGCTTGTGGCGAATAACTCAG GTAAACCTCCGTCATATTTGGTGCCCTCTGCAGCCTCACCGAGTGGCCAACCAACGTATATAACTCCAATACGAAGAACTAACGGTCcag GTAACACATGGACACCATACCGTGCATTTGATGAAGTATCACGCCTTCAATCCTCACTCCCTAGCAACGACAGCGACTTACAATCGTCCCCATCTTTACCTCATTCAACTGATAGTCCGACCAACACGACCCGCTACCCACCCCTAGTCGATCGGAATAGTCAACTAAACTTTCCCTCAACGTCCTTACCCGGTAGCGTCTCCGACAGGTCAGTGGTGAGAGAAATTGAAGACGAACTTGCCCGACTTACGGGCGCTCGTTCCCCGCATAGTTAA
- the LOC100180515 gene encoding uncharacterized protein LOC100180515 isoform X3 — protein sequence MTYKPPNTNEIQIDLANDASADLSSKAFEDEFIRGLWLSNLDVDRPINDCSWIPSSEPEGPFRLCEIRETSQCSITVVFIPGSISGVAVNESNLLCANTHFLASNLKRYVTVLPRYVNSSVPLPVCRSQSTTTQMTSTTSMATSGLVNPTTDTTAITFSPTTTDTTTLVLASTTTGIGTTLGSTTTGIGTTLGSTTTGIGTTLGSTTTGMGTTLGPTTIGIRTTTTTGIPPTTSLSTTSSTDSTTLNQTIISTTVFDTTTDAVNTSCPPCPPCEDFWMIIAIVFIILFIIALIIIVVLIYLLCKKRRDLAPKDEKNIGVETGPTDNITHTDGPIPIIPDKPKPPRDLPPEPVPAKPQNIKPEPPILPPHILEPSFDVPRMASPPSNKEVRGGKFQTSIHPMNLPPIQPPPLSDRFLPRQRSNIDEHRNKQRLKRKYSQKHQLDSEDPTAQQAYNQAQSEVDSVLQPSTPTVFQRPRKKMHKRQGKMKVPDHQVDPDLNLLLGQYNQPPGHYTQLSSSDTTPKKPDKNVVSPNDTRERMAALLEDAFSLISPRSNRSSDIPKPLSPYSLQESMFPDDPDGVLMPAPHGRGDLNPRNRSVPPVLVANNSGKPPSYLVPSAASPSGQPTYITPIRRTNGPAGNTWTPYRAFDEVSRLQSSLPSNDSDLQSSPSLPHSTDSPTNTTRYPPLVDRNSQLNFPSTSLPGSVSDRSVVREIEDELARLTGARSPHS from the exons ATGACATACAAACCTCCTAACACCAATGAAATACAAATAG ACTTAGCAAATGATGCTTCTGCTGATTTGTCATCTAAAGCCTTTGAGGATGAGTTTATTCGAGGTCTTTGGTTATCTAACCTTGATGTAGACCGACCAATAAATGATTGTTCATGGATACCGTCATCTGAACCAGAAGGACCCTTCCGT CTTTGCGAAATAAGAGAAACATCACAGTGCAGTATCACTGTGGTTTTTATACCAGGATCAATTAGTGGTGTAGCAGTTAATGAAAGTAATCTTCTTTGCGCCAATACTCATTTTTTAGCTTCAAATCTGAAACGTTATGTGACCGTACTACCACGAT aCGTAAACTCATCCGTACCACTACCAGTGTGTAGAAGCCAATCAACAACAACCCAAATGACTTCAACCACTTCAATGGCTACATCAGGACTTGTAAACCCAACAACTGACACCACAGCAATAACTTTCTCACCAACAACAACCGATACAACAACATTAGTATTAGCTTCTACAACAACTGGCATAGGGACAACATTGGGTTCTACAACAACTGGCATAGGGACAACATTGGGTTCTACAACAACTGGCATAGGGACAAC ATTGGGTTCTACAACAACTGGTATGGGGACAACATTGGGTCCTACAACAATCGGCATAAGGACAACTACAACAACTGGCATACCACCAACCACATCATTGAGCACCACGTCATCTACAGATTCAACCACATTAAACCAAACAATAATTTCCACAACTGTGTTTGACACAACAACAGATGCTGTGAACACAAGTTGCCCACCTTgtccaccatgcgaggatttCTGGATGATAATTGCAATTGTGTTTATCATTCTTTTCATCATAGCGCTGATCATCATCGTTGTTTTGATTTATcttctttgtaaaaaaagacgAGATCTTGCTCCTAAAGATGAG AAAAACATAGGAGTAGAAACTGGACCTACAGACAATATAACTCATACTGATGGACCAATTCCTATTATTCCTGACAAACCAAAACCCCCCAG GGACTTACCACCTGAGCCAGTGCCAGCAAAGCCACAGAATATAAAACCTGAACCTCCCATCCTCCCTCCACATATATTAG AGCCGAGTTTTGATGTTCCACGAATGGCAAGTCCCCCCAGTAATAAAGAAGTGAGAGGAGGAAAGTTCCAAACCTCCATCCACCCGATGAATCTTCCTCCCATCCAACCTCCTCCATTATCTGATCGATTC TTGCCACGCCAACGCTCGAATATAGACGAGCATCGAAACAAGCAACGATTGAAAAGAAAATACTCTCAGAAACATCAACTGGACAGTGAGG ATCCTACTGCACAGCAAGCATACAACCAAGCACAAAGTGAAGTAGATTCTGTTCTTCAACCAAGCACACCAACTGTGTTTCAACGACCCAG aaaaaaaatgcaCAAGCGTCAAGGTAAAATGAAAGTTCCAGATCACCAGGTTGATCCAGATCTTAATTTATTATTGGGTCAATATAACCAACCACCAGGACATTATACCCAGCTCAGTTCTTCTGATACAACGCCTAAAAAGCCCGACAAAA ATGTGGTTTCACCGAATGACACCCGTGAGAGGATGGCTGCTTTGTTAGAAGATGCGTTCAGTTTAATTTCCCCACGTAGTAACAGGAGTTCAGATATTCCAAAACCATTGTCACCATATTCACTACAAGAATCAATG TTCCCTGATGATCCTGATGGAGTACTGATGCCCGCTCCTCATGGAAGAGGAGATTTAAATCCCAGGAATCGATCTGTTCCACCAGTGCTTGTGGCGAATAACTCAG GTAAACCTCCGTCATATTTGGTGCCCTCTGCAGCCTCACCGAGTGGCCAACCAACGTATATAACTCCAATACGAAGAACTAACGGTCcag CAGGTAACACATGGACACCATACCGTGCATTTGATGAAGTATCACGCCTTCAATCCTCACTCCCTAGCAACGACAGCGACTTACAATCGTCCCCATCTTTACCTCATTCAACTGATAGTCCGACCAACACGACCCGCTACCCACCCCTAGTCGATCGGAATAGTCAACTAAACTTTCCCTCAACGTCCTTACCCGGTAGCGTCTCCGACAGGTCAGTGGTGAGAGAAATTGAAGACGAACTTGCCCGACTTACGGGCGCTCGTTCCCCGCATAGTTAA